From Ovis aries strain OAR_USU_Benz2616 breed Rambouillet chromosome 21, ARS-UI_Ramb_v3.0, whole genome shotgun sequence, a single genomic window includes:
- the LOC105604171 gene encoding serum amyloid A-3 protein-like, whose translation MNLSTGIIFCFLILGVSSQGLGTFLREAGQGAKDMWRAYRDMKEANYKGADKYFHARGNYDAAQRGPGGVWAAKVISNARETIQGITDPLLKGMTRDEVRKDSKADQFANEWGRSGKDPNHFRPAGLPNKY comes from the exons ATGAACCTTTCCACGGGCATCATTTTCTGCTTCCTGATCCTGGGCGTCAGCAGCCAGGGATTGGGGACATTCCTCAGGGAAGCTGGTCAAG gGGCTAAAGACATGTGGAGAGCCTACAGAGACATGAAAGAAGCCAACTACAAGGGTGCAGACAAATACTTCCACGCCCGCGGAAACTATGACGCTGCCCAAAGGGGACCAGGGGGTGTCTGGGCTGCTAAAGTGATCAG TAACGCCAGAGAGACTATTCAAGGAATCACAGACCCTCTGCTCAAGGGTATGACCAGGGACGAGGTACGGAAGGATTCGAAGGCCGACCAGTTTGCCAACGAATGGGGCCGGAGCGGCAAAGACCCCAACCACTTCAGACCTGCTGGCCTGCCTAACAAATACTGA
- the LOC101120204 gene encoding serum amyloid A protein isoform X2: MNSQALLNIQTPGGEGCRARPCLLTLSFPFSTMKLFTGLILCSLVLGVHSQWLSFLGEAYEGAKDMWRAYSDMREANFKGADKYFHARGNYDAAQRGPGGVWAAEVISNGREALQGITDPLFKGMTRDQVREDTKADQFANEWGRSGKDPNHFRPPGLPDKY; the protein is encoded by the exons ATGAACAGCCAGGCTCTCCTCAACATACAAACCCCAGGCGGAGAGGGGTGCAGGGCTCGTCCGTGTCTCCTgaccctctcctttcctttcagcACAATGAAGCTCTTCACAGGCCTCATTCTCTGCTCCTTGGTGCTGGGAGTCCACAGCCAGTGGCTGTCCTTCCTTGGGGAGGCGTATGAAG GGGCTAAAGACATGTGGAGAGCCTACTCTGACATGAGAGAAGCCAACTTCAAGGGTGCAGACAAATACTTCCACGCCCGCGGAAACTATGACGCTGCCCAAAGGGGTCCAGGGGGTGTCTGGGCTGCTGAAGTGATCAG TAACGGCAGAGAGGCTCTTCAGGGAATCACAGACCCTCTGTTCAAGGGTATGACCAGGGACCAGGTACGAGAGGACACGAAGGCTGACCAGTTTGCCAACGAATGGGGCCGGAGTGGCAAAGACCCCAACCACTTCAGACCTCCTGGCCTGCCTGACAAGTACTGA
- the LOC101120204 gene encoding serum amyloid A protein isoform X1 produces MKLFTGLILCSLVLGVHSQWLSFLGEAYEGAKDMWRAYSDMREANFKGADKYFHARGNYDAAQRGPGGVWAAEVISNGREALQGITDPLFKGMTRDQVREDTKADQFANEWGRSGKDPNHFRPPGLPDKY; encoded by the exons ATGAAGCTCTTCACAGGCCTCATTCTCTGCTCCTTGGTGCTGGGAGTCCACAGCCAGTGGCTGTCCTTCCTTGGGGAGGCGTATGAAG GGGCTAAAGACATGTGGAGAGCCTACTCTGACATGAGAGAAGCCAACTTCAAGGGTGCAGACAAATACTTCCACGCCCGCGGAAACTATGACGCTGCCCAAAGGGGTCCAGGGGGTGTCTGGGCTGCTGAAGTGATCAG TAACGGCAGAGAGGCTCTTCAGGGAATCACAGACCCTCTGTTCAAGGGTATGACCAGGGACCAGGTACGAGAGGACACGAAGGCTGACCAGTTTGCCAACGAATGGGGCCGGAGTGGCAAAGACCCCAACCACTTCAGACCTCCTGGCCTGCCTGACAAGTACTGA